In Persicimonas caeni, a single window of DNA contains:
- a CDS encoding DUF6339 family protein, which produces MTLYLFPRLQKGNAKLWAERFHEMSPEQVAEARPRSDIDGVLFAPTGGPKVTDDILREFRQQVIEAAKASGYPDQRFLEGQRQFDLELARILLRLPIIPGEALRDEVWQYLTCKLVPEAVVWRFGSTKSSVVTGPTTESRFLGGNRNLLQRLWWRATILRDPTADDEVWLLDTSGRGLTEDNMVALLERGNIAGYHDLCRSIATEFIKYRPYVEGLRQSPEEHLLREVMKRVVRRAAFANLDAVAEEDRLETIRGLFVETIEAMGGNPPSPGRIYDKIAVRHLRPIDLPNSSSNQHEIQGVTALRQLLGEEEQQLDCHWRLFWKDGSVRKDFDGRVKWYDARASSPRRSEWRLYYPAGTPLEEAEERDMLVLATSLTDDQLHAFVLPRGAPISLQIRGALGAAEGVNVPDEVEEFVREKLHERL; this is translated from the coding sequence ATGACCCTTTATCTGTTCCCTCGACTGCAAAAAGGAAACGCCAAGCTCTGGGCGGAGCGTTTCCACGAGATGAGCCCCGAGCAGGTCGCTGAAGCACGGCCGCGATCTGATATTGACGGGGTTCTTTTTGCCCCGACCGGCGGACCGAAAGTCACAGACGACATTCTACGGGAGTTTCGTCAACAGGTGATCGAGGCTGCAAAGGCCTCGGGCTACCCCGACCAACGCTTCCTCGAGGGCCAGCGCCAATTTGATCTCGAGCTCGCCCGCATTCTCCTGAGGCTCCCGATCATCCCCGGAGAGGCCCTGCGCGATGAGGTATGGCAATACCTCACTTGCAAGTTGGTGCCGGAAGCCGTCGTCTGGCGTTTCGGCTCGACGAAGAGCTCGGTTGTCACCGGCCCTACGACCGAATCGCGTTTTCTCGGGGGAAACCGAAACCTGCTGCAACGCCTGTGGTGGCGTGCCACCATTCTGCGTGATCCAACGGCCGATGACGAAGTGTGGTTGCTCGACACTTCCGGCCGCGGGCTCACGGAGGACAACATGGTGGCATTGCTCGAGCGTGGAAACATCGCCGGCTATCACGATCTTTGCCGCTCGATCGCCACCGAGTTTATAAAGTATCGCCCCTACGTCGAAGGGCTGCGACAATCCCCTGAAGAGCATTTGCTGCGCGAAGTGATGAAGCGTGTGGTGCGTCGAGCTGCGTTCGCAAACTTGGATGCGGTCGCCGAAGAAGATCGCCTGGAGACGATTCGCGGTCTCTTCGTCGAGACGATCGAGGCGATGGGAGGGAACCCTCCGTCGCCCGGCCGAATCTACGACAAGATCGCCGTGCGTCACCTGCGCCCGATCGATCTGCCGAACTCATCGAGCAACCAGCACGAAATTCAGGGAGTCACGGCTCTGCGCCAGTTGCTGGGTGAGGAGGAGCAACAACTCGATTGCCATTGGCGTCTGTTCTGGAAGGACGGCTCAGTCCGCAAGGACTTTGATGGCCGGGTAAAGTGGTACGACGCGCGGGCTTCGAGCCCTCGGCGAAGCGAATGGAGACTCTACTATCCGGCAGGCACTCCACTCGAGGAGGCCGAAGAGCGTGACATGCTCGTCCTCGCCACGAGCCTGACGGACGACCAACTGCACGCATTTGTGCTGCCTCGGGGGGCACCGATTTCATTGCAGATTCGTGGTGCGCTGGGAGCTGCAGAAGGAGTCAACGTGCCCGACGAGGTCGAGGAGTTTGTGCGCGAGAAGTTGCACGAGCGGCTCTAA
- the dcm gene encoding DNA (cytosine-5-)-methyltransferase: MGNNESHSFDFIDLFAGIGGIRIALEKAGGHCVMTSEIDKWARKTYQAYFNDGDDHLFNEDITAIEPAEVPDHDVLAGGFPCQPFSLAGVSKKNALGRSHGFDDPTKGTLFFNIKKILMEKTPSAFLLENVKNLRSHDGGDTWKVIAYSLHQAGYAFTDKIIDAADVLPQHRERVFIVGFHRETFGLGERRLDWSSFWQTVEEGIERRAESYRQEYEVSADQDWPLVKHVLEDHADVPDKYTLTPGLWEYLQEYRRKHRAKGNGFGYGMVKGDEAYTRTISARYYKDGSEALVYQGEEVRPRRLTPLECSRLQGFPKEFQKLYERTEEVEQPVSDTQAYKQFGNSVCVPVVEAIADPMSSFLADPEQLHALPDTDEPFQAALFNAKSMKQVLERVGQ, encoded by the coding sequence ATGGGCAACAACGAAAGTCATTCCTTCGACTTCATCGATCTCTTTGCGGGCATCGGTGGAATCCGCATCGCACTCGAGAAAGCGGGCGGCCACTGCGTGATGACCTCCGAGATCGACAAGTGGGCACGGAAGACCTACCAAGCCTATTTCAACGACGGTGACGATCATCTGTTCAACGAGGATATCACGGCGATCGAGCCGGCCGAAGTTCCCGACCATGACGTGCTCGCCGGTGGATTCCCGTGTCAGCCGTTCTCGCTGGCCGGTGTCTCCAAAAAGAACGCCCTCGGCCGCTCGCACGGGTTCGACGATCCGACGAAGGGGACGCTCTTTTTCAATATCAAGAAGATCTTGATGGAGAAGACGCCCTCGGCGTTTCTTCTGGAGAACGTCAAAAACCTCCGCTCGCACGACGGCGGCGATACGTGGAAGGTAATCGCGTACTCGCTGCACCAGGCGGGCTACGCATTCACCGACAAGATCATCGATGCCGCCGACGTCCTTCCCCAGCACCGAGAGCGTGTGTTCATCGTCGGGTTTCATCGCGAGACCTTCGGACTCGGGGAGCGCCGCCTCGACTGGTCTTCGTTCTGGCAAACGGTTGAAGAAGGGATCGAGCGCCGGGCCGAGTCCTATCGACAGGAGTACGAAGTTTCCGCCGACCAAGACTGGCCGCTGGTCAAACATGTACTCGAGGACCACGCCGACGTGCCCGACAAGTACACGTTGACGCCGGGCCTGTGGGAGTATCTGCAGGAGTACCGCAGAAAACACCGCGCCAAAGGCAACGGGTTCGGCTACGGAATGGTCAAAGGCGACGAGGCATACACGCGCACCATCAGTGCACGCTACTACAAGGACGGATCAGAAGCGCTCGTCTACCAGGGAGAGGAGGTACGACCTCGACGACTGACACCGCTCGAGTGCTCGCGCCTGCAGGGCTTTCCGAAGGAGTTCCAGAAGCTCTATGAGCGAACTGAAGAGGTCGAGCAACCGGTAAGCGACACCCAGGCCTACAAGCAGTTTGGGAACAGCGTGTGCGTCCCGGTGGTCGAGGCTATCGCCGACCCCATGAGTTCCTTTCTGGCAGATCCAGAGCAGCTCCACGCGCTTCCGGATACCGACGAGCCCTTCCAGGCTGCACTGTTTAATGCCAAGAGCATGAAACAGGTACTGGAGCGGGTCGGTCAGTGA
- a CDS encoding HhH-GPD family protein gives MSYPDAQETPEEKWAYLRKGIIEWWSPEDHDFPWRKPDDEWKLLVTEILLQRTRASAVAQLYDDFFERFPTPESLAEASTEEVGDAIYSLGLAWRAKYISQLGDQLAELTGEVPDTRDGLKELPGVGPYVSGAFQVLHRNQPDSFVDSNVVRLLGRYFGFEWDGETRRRKWFLQFVDRLFEHEYEPSRFGYALLDFTREVCAPSPNCEVCPVRERCHFAAEHKQARI, from the coding sequence ATGTCGTATCCCGACGCACAAGAAACTCCCGAGGAAAAGTGGGCTTACCTCCGCAAGGGCATCATCGAGTGGTGGAGCCCCGAGGACCACGATTTCCCCTGGCGAAAACCAGACGACGAGTGGAAGCTCCTCGTCACCGAAATCCTCTTGCAGCGCACACGCGCGAGCGCCGTCGCCCAACTCTACGACGACTTCTTCGAACGCTTTCCCACCCCCGAATCCTTGGCCGAAGCATCGACGGAAGAGGTCGGTGATGCAATCTACTCGCTCGGCCTGGCCTGGCGAGCGAAATACATCAGCCAGCTCGGCGACCAACTTGCAGAGCTGACGGGTGAAGTTCCTGATACGAGGGACGGACTAAAGGAGTTGCCGGGCGTCGGTCCCTATGTATCGGGCGCGTTCCAGGTGCTTCACCGCAATCAGCCCGATTCGTTTGTCGACTCAAATGTCGTGCGTCTGCTCGGTCGCTATTTCGGCTTCGAATGGGACGGGGAGACGCGGCGCCGCAAGTGGTTCCTTCAGTTCGTGGATCGGCTGTTCGAGCATGAGTACGAGCCGAGCCGGTTTGGCTATGCGTTGCTCGATTTCACCCGAGAGGTGTGCGCGCCTTCGCCGAATTGTGAGGTGTGTCCGGTGAGGGAGAGGTGCCATTTTGCAGCTGAACACAAGCAAGCTCGTATTTGA
- a CDS encoding SEC-C metal-binding domain-containing protein, whose product MNHTIDQLIDALVDGGRDLTDGRRSELIFTLRAKGPAALEPILEALEQLEDESTRHALLDAASDLGVHDERLRSHLVDLLDPHPMLATMFLSTYGDPDTLPAVRRTLDRVRSGANDPLADDSIRELERAIDELEFDEDVDAGKTAEELRREIEDLRHENARLREEIGLSGEPYRKGASEKLGRNDPCWCGSGRKYKRCHLKSDQS is encoded by the coding sequence ATGAACCACACCATCGATCAACTCATCGACGCACTCGTCGACGGTGGACGCGACCTGACTGACGGGCGACGCAGCGAACTCATCTTCACGCTGCGGGCCAAAGGGCCCGCCGCGCTCGAACCGATTCTCGAAGCGCTCGAGCAGCTAGAGGATGAGTCGACACGCCACGCGCTGCTCGACGCCGCCTCCGACCTGGGCGTCCACGACGAGCGTCTCCGCTCCCACCTCGTCGACCTCCTCGACCCACACCCGATGCTCGCCACGATGTTCCTATCGACTTACGGCGACCCCGACACACTCCCGGCTGTGCGGCGCACTCTCGACCGCGTGCGCTCCGGCGCAAACGACCCGCTCGCCGACGACTCGATCCGCGAGCTGGAGCGTGCGATCGACGAACTGGAGTTCGACGAGGATGTCGACGCGGGCAAGACCGCCGAGGAGCTCCGGCGCGAGATTGAAGATCTCCGGCACGAGAATGCGCGGCTTCGCGAGGAGATCGGGCTATCCGGCGAGCCGTATCGAAAAGGGGCGAGTGAGAAGCTCGGACGCAACGACCCGTGTTGGTGTGGGAGTGGCCGGAAGTATAAGCGATGTCATCTGAAGTCGGACCAGTCTTAA
- a CDS encoding DEAD/DEAH box helicase family protein, whose translation MSSPFTQIPQSAWLASNDLAFAFFDGYPVTDGHTLIVPHRVVPTWFDATVEEQQAIMQLVDEVKAVLDARFEPDGYNIGINAGEAAGQTVMHLHVHVIPRYKGDMPDPRGGVRHVIPWKGNYLAESSPSLATGGADDHFVDHLRPLFARAQRIAIVAAFVQDSGLQLLQSPLRSALDRGVDVRLLTGDYFNITQVEALKRLLDWMDGAAAVREQAAREGSLEVRVVEVGKRDGWPKSFHPKSWRFESPSFGVAFVGSSNISHTALTVGSEWNLRVRRQSDPQGYGEVVRAFDAQWDEATPLTLDWVSGYELRARAKPKPLPTGEEDEEAPAEVPTPHDVQAEALEALEKARKNGRERALVVHATGLGKTWLAAFDVRAFADYFHTSPRVLFVAHRAEILQQAADTFRRILPEATFGWYVGSRSQAHGDVVFASVQKLTYGDNLAALKPDAFDYIIVDEVHHAAAPSYRRILEHLDPAFLLGLTATPDRADEADIRPLFDDFVAHRASIGEGIELEFLSPFHYFGLADVTDYAPIPWRNGKFQTEALTKAVATHERMARVWEALAEHPGESTIIFCSSIDHARFVSEWLAERDMQVAAIFSGPDSADRDASLRALKDGELDAVCAVDILNEGVDIPRVDRVVMLRPTESPVVFMQQLGRGLRTADGKDYLTVLDFVGNHRVFLDRVRTLLSLGPKPLSLRKFLEKGEQPELPKGCQINIELEAIDLLKDLLPTSSRSSLVREYRELHQARGKRPTASELHTLGFNLRTLKKHGGWFGFLADEGDLTDAELEAWRVGEAWFHELETTTLNKSYKMVVVQALLDADALDTGLPIDAVSDRCHRILARSPELFQDIASLTQLDDPRDPDSEQWRNFWDAMPLSVWSGDYRRTIDNPWFTRTTNKPTITSPRGTSGEDQGGASSRSGNEPRYFTSHVPVPSAPAAREAFLTMTRELVEYRLTKYRERYDEAAQETGAFRAKLISNKRDPILKLPSRKKHPDIPRGETTVALPDGQKWRFRFVKIAVNVAHPVGANKNRLPDLLRTWFGPAAGEPGTEFRVEFRPTKDGWRIEPLGAHVIPFPRPGHVIAFPNLQAAAGAHRLPQDETPTWTQLRLADADAPSADFAVQAHGDSMDGGDVADERIRNGDWVLMRWARGEPLEAVEGRVALVRHAGESDEAPAYYLKRVVETEEGFELRSDNPRVPALEASEETVVVALCVGVTPRHEATSRHMDAFVAALPAQLERHGVTREPAYAAALEEEARRLAEDAADRSEFIALLSDWMVAEYEVDEAFSSALLDRIWQQTQRD comes from the coding sequence ATGTCCTCACCCTTCACCCAAATCCCCCAATCCGCCTGGCTCGCCAGCAACGACCTCGCCTTCGCCTTCTTCGACGGCTACCCGGTCACCGACGGCCACACACTCATCGTCCCACACCGCGTCGTTCCGACCTGGTTCGACGCCACCGTCGAAGAGCAGCAGGCCATCATGCAGCTCGTCGACGAGGTCAAAGCTGTCCTCGACGCGCGCTTCGAGCCCGACGGCTACAATATCGGCATCAACGCCGGCGAGGCGGCTGGGCAGACGGTGATGCACCTGCATGTGCACGTCATCCCGCGCTACAAGGGCGATATGCCCGACCCGCGCGGTGGGGTGCGTCATGTGATTCCGTGGAAGGGGAACTACCTCGCCGAATCCTCGCCCTCACTGGCGACGGGCGGCGCGGACGACCACTTCGTCGACCACCTGCGTCCGCTCTTCGCTCGGGCACAGCGCATCGCCATCGTCGCGGCGTTCGTCCAGGACAGTGGACTCCAGCTCTTGCAAAGCCCGCTGCGCTCGGCGCTCGACCGCGGCGTCGACGTGCGGCTGCTTACTGGCGACTACTTCAACATCACGCAGGTCGAGGCCCTCAAGCGGCTGCTCGACTGGATGGATGGCGCGGCCGCCGTGCGGGAGCAAGCCGCACGCGAAGGCTCGCTCGAGGTGCGGGTCGTCGAGGTGGGTAAGCGTGACGGGTGGCCGAAATCGTTCCACCCGAAGTCGTGGCGCTTCGAGTCGCCGAGCTTCGGCGTGGCGTTTGTCGGGAGCAGCAACATCTCGCACACCGCGCTCACCGTCGGCAGCGAGTGGAACCTGCGGGTTCGCCGTCAGAGTGACCCGCAGGGCTATGGGGAGGTCGTTCGCGCGTTCGACGCGCAGTGGGACGAGGCCACGCCGCTCACCCTCGACTGGGTGTCGGGCTACGAGCTTCGCGCCCGGGCAAAGCCAAAGCCGCTGCCAACCGGCGAGGAGGACGAGGAGGCGCCGGCCGAGGTGCCGACGCCGCACGACGTGCAGGCCGAGGCGCTCGAGGCGCTCGAAAAGGCCCGCAAGAACGGTCGCGAGCGCGCCCTCGTCGTCCACGCCACGGGCCTCGGCAAAACGTGGCTCGCCGCGTTCGACGTACGGGCGTTCGCCGACTACTTCCACACCTCGCCGCGTGTGCTCTTCGTCGCCCACCGCGCCGAGATCTTGCAGCAGGCCGCGGACACCTTTCGCAGGATTCTGCCCGAGGCGACCTTCGGGTGGTATGTCGGGTCGCGCTCGCAGGCCCACGGCGACGTCGTCTTCGCCTCCGTCCAGAAGCTCACCTACGGCGACAACCTCGCCGCCCTCAAACCCGACGCCTTCGACTACATCATCGTCGACGAGGTCCACCACGCCGCCGCTCCCAGTTACCGGCGTATCTTGGAGCACCTCGACCCGGCGTTCCTCCTGGGGCTGACGGCGACGCCCGACCGCGCCGACGAGGCCGATATCCGGCCGCTATTCGACGACTTCGTCGCCCATCGAGCGAGTATCGGCGAAGGCATCGAACTCGAATTCTTGAGCCCGTTTCACTACTTCGGACTCGCCGACGTCACCGACTACGCGCCCATTCCCTGGCGAAACGGCAAGTTCCAGACCGAGGCGCTCACCAAGGCCGTCGCCACCCACGAGCGCATGGCCAGGGTCTGGGAGGCGCTCGCCGAGCATCCGGGCGAGAGCACCATCATCTTCTGCTCGAGCATCGACCACGCGCGGTTCGTCAGCGAATGGCTCGCCGAGCGTGACATGCAGGTGGCGGCGATCTTCTCGGGCCCCGACTCCGCCGACCGCGACGCGTCGCTTCGCGCCCTCAAAGACGGCGAGTTGGATGCGGTGTGCGCGGTCGACATCCTCAACGAGGGCGTCGACATCCCGCGTGTCGATCGGGTGGTGATGCTGCGGCCGACCGAGTCGCCGGTCGTCTTCATGCAGCAGCTCGGCCGCGGGCTGCGCACCGCCGACGGCAAGGACTACCTGACGGTGCTCGACTTCGTCGGCAACCACCGCGTGTTTTTGGACCGCGTGCGCACGCTCCTGTCGCTCGGCCCGAAGCCCCTCTCACTTCGAAAATTTTTGGAGAAAGGCGAGCAGCCCGAGCTTCCGAAGGGCTGCCAGATCAACATCGAGCTCGAGGCGATCGACCTGCTCAAAGATCTGCTTCCGACGTCGAGCCGAAGCTCGCTGGTGCGCGAGTATCGCGAGCTCCACCAGGCGCGCGGCAAGCGCCCCACCGCAAGCGAGCTGCACACACTCGGGTTCAACCTGCGCACACTCAAAAAGCACGGCGGCTGGTTCGGCTTCCTCGCCGACGAGGGCGACCTGACCGACGCCGAGCTCGAGGCCTGGCGTGTCGGCGAAGCGTGGTTCCACGAACTCGAGACGACCACGCTCAACAAGAGCTACAAGATGGTCGTCGTCCAGGCGCTGCTCGACGCCGACGCGCTCGACACCGGCCTTCCCATCGACGCCGTCTCCGACCGCTGCCACCGCATCCTCGCGCGCTCGCCGGAGCTCTTCCAGGACATCGCCTCGCTCACCCAGCTCGACGACCCGCGCGATCCCGACTCCGAGCAGTGGCGAAACTTCTGGGACGCCATGCCGTTGAGCGTCTGGTCGGGCGACTACCGCCGAACGATCGACAACCCCTGGTTCACCAGGACCACCAATAAGCCGACCATAACCTCCCCGCGAGGAACGAGTGGGGAGGATCAAGGAGGGGCATCGTCGCGGTCCGGCAATGAGCCTCGTTATTTCACCTCCCACGTACCCGTCCCATCAGCGCCGGCCGCTCGCGAGGCCTTCCTGACCATGACCCGCGAACTGGTCGAGTACCGCCTGACGAAATACCGCGAGCGCTACGACGAGGCCGCCCAAGAGACCGGCGCCTTTCGCGCCAAGCTCATCAGCAACAAGCGCGACCCGATCCTCAAGCTCCCGTCGCGCAAGAAGCACCCCGACATCCCCCGCGGCGAGACCACCGTCGCGCTGCCCGACGGCCAGAAGTGGCGCTTTCGCTTCGTCAAAATCGCGGTCAACGTCGCCCACCCAGTCGGCGCGAACAAAAACCGCCTGCCCGACCTGCTGCGCACCTGGTTCGGCCCGGCGGCCGGCGAGCCAGGCACGGAGTTCCGGGTCGAGTTTCGCCCCACCAAAGACGGCTGGCGCATCGAGCCCCTGGGCGCGCACGTCATCCCGTTCCCGCGCCCCGGCCACGTCATCGCCTTCCCGAACCTGCAGGCCGCCGCCGGCGCACACCGCCTGCCGCAAGACGAGACGCCGACGTGGACGCAATTGCGACTCGCCGACGCCGACGCTCCGTCGGCCGACTTCGCCGTGCAGGCACACGGCGATTCGATGGACGGCGGCGATGTAGCGGACGAGAGAATTCGCAATGGCGACTGGGTGCTGATGCGCTGGGCGCGCGGCGAGCCGCTCGAGGCCGTCGAAGGGCGCGTGGCGTTGGTGCGTCATGCCGGGGAGTCGGACGAAGCGCCGGCGTACTACCTGAAGCGGGTGGTCGAGACGGAAGAGGGGTTCGAATTGCGGTCGGATAACCCGCGGGTACCGGCTCTTGAGGCGTCGGAGGAGACGGTTGTGGTGGCGTTGTGCGTGGGTGTCACACCCCGACACGAGGCGACGTCGCGGCATATGGACGCGTTTGTCGCCGCGTTGCCCGCACAGCTCGAACGCCACGGCGTCACCCGCGAGCCGGCCTACGCAGCCGCGCTCGAAGAGGAGGCGAGGAGGCTCGCCGAAGATGCCGCCGACCGCAGCGAGTTCATTGCCCTGCTGAGTGATTGGATGGTCGCGGAGTACGAGGTCGACGAGGCGTTTTCCAGCGCACTGCTCGACCGTATCTGGCAGCAAACACAACGCGACTGA
- a CDS encoding AAA family ATPase: MITAITLENFRAIREPIRIDIAPITLLFGANGVGKSAVIKALHFAGQQLGVERFETFGEELGEFVDCVHGQTTERDIRIGVEACYSGPFEDLSFDQVIQEAAATFDLDIGEPSFWDFWDSFGTAAVDIEVGQRTFHHLQTPHMRTTAGVPAAQFVRSTYAGNSTRGFDRQVIELHPQRLLELMDADQVPAAIRQHVNQWVESSGVGDASAEDGWVELGWAPGRSFTADSALDTSVEVSPPVKALLLTPFHLVRESLYEFLHVGPLRERPPREERTAGDVDMYDQYRWFTGAAAWDALHHASVYQRVDDKVPLIERVNEWLASPERLGLGLSLRVNTAREVPLEALSALEQTPNKIGVHNFLEAVSNTPAVSHFEIEDRNRGIGVQARDHGTGVSQLVPLVVAAHVSYPFDSPLVAIEQPELHVHPAVQASLGDLFVVQRGKTSRRFMVETHSEHLLLRLMRRIRETYEQKLPRPELTLSSQDVAVYYVEQRDGTAEVSRLVIDEDGDFRAGWPAGFFAERAEELF; this comes from the coding sequence ATGATCACTGCCATTACGCTCGAGAATTTTCGAGCTATCCGCGAGCCGATTCGCATCGACATCGCCCCGATCACCTTGCTTTTCGGAGCAAACGGCGTCGGCAAGAGCGCAGTAATCAAGGCGCTGCACTTTGCCGGTCAGCAACTCGGCGTCGAGCGCTTCGAGACATTTGGTGAAGAGCTCGGCGAGTTTGTCGACTGTGTGCATGGGCAAACGACCGAGCGTGATATCCGAATCGGCGTAGAGGCTTGTTATTCTGGCCCCTTCGAGGACCTCAGCTTCGACCAAGTAATTCAAGAAGCTGCAGCAACATTCGACTTGGATATCGGCGAGCCGAGTTTCTGGGACTTTTGGGACAGCTTCGGGACGGCGGCCGTCGACATCGAGGTGGGCCAACGCACCTTCCATCACCTGCAAACACCTCATATGCGTACAACTGCGGGCGTGCCGGCTGCGCAATTCGTTCGCAGTACCTATGCCGGCAATTCCACACGAGGTTTCGACAGGCAGGTTATCGAACTCCATCCCCAGCGCCTGCTCGAGTTGATGGATGCCGATCAGGTACCGGCTGCCATCCGACAGCATGTAAACCAATGGGTAGAGTCCTCGGGAGTTGGCGACGCGTCCGCGGAGGACGGGTGGGTGGAGTTAGGCTGGGCGCCCGGCCGCTCCTTCACGGCCGACTCCGCACTCGATACATCTGTGGAAGTGAGCCCACCGGTCAAGGCGCTACTTCTTACGCCTTTCCATCTCGTCCGAGAGTCACTCTACGAATTCCTCCACGTAGGACCACTTCGGGAGCGTCCCCCGCGAGAAGAGAGAACGGCGGGCGACGTCGACATGTACGATCAATATCGTTGGTTCACCGGCGCTGCCGCTTGGGATGCGCTGCACCACGCGTCGGTGTACCAGCGTGTCGATGACAAGGTCCCCCTCATCGAGCGCGTCAACGAGTGGCTCGCCTCGCCGGAGCGCCTCGGACTTGGCCTTTCACTACGCGTGAACACGGCTCGCGAAGTGCCCTTGGAAGCCCTTAGTGCGCTCGAACAGACTCCGAATAAGATCGGCGTACACAACTTCTTGGAAGCCGTCTCCAACACACCTGCTGTCTCGCACTTCGAGATCGAAGATCGGAATCGCGGCATCGGCGTCCAAGCCCGCGACCACGGCACGGGTGTTTCACAGCTCGTCCCCCTCGTAGTCGCCGCCCACGTCAGCTATCCCTTCGACTCGCCGTTGGTTGCCATCGAACAGCCCGAGTTGCACGTCCATCCGGCGGTGCAAGCGTCACTGGGAGATCTCTTCGTGGTGCAACGGGGCAAGACTTCGCGTCGATTCATGGTGGAGACCCACAGTGAACATCTCTTGCTGCGCTTGATGCGTCGCATCCGTGAGACATACGAGCAGAAATTGCCACGCCCGGAACTCACGCTCAGCTCACAAGATGTGGCGGTCTACTACGTCGAGCAGCGCGACGGCACCGCCGAAGTATCACGGCTCGTCATCGACGAAGACGGTGACTTCCGTGCAGGATGGCCCGCCGGTTTCTTCGCCGAGCGCGCCGAGGAGTTGTTTTGA
- a CDS encoding helix-turn-helix transcriptional regulator gives MTTTDTTKPGRPAKAYSQAHRLLILYDMLNDGAHLRAKHTAEKFGVSRRTLERDISVLREVLQLERVETPEVAYRLVGKKRRWELSSWQVLAVAVGAKTTDFLAGRRFAPELEPLLDQLRSALNPGQRHRLYGIEQKIHAVRLGDKDYRTRPDLQEVLVELTDGLLYEKPADVSYLSHRRAAGGKDPRELCIQPLSLVLHRGGVYFICDVAGGDWHGDDRRILLALDRIEHAECRRTDASFDYPKDFAPDDFLADAFGIATVGELEHIRLHIDEVYAPYVLERRWHSSQNFEHQPDGSIIMSLEVCGYWELVDWILGMGEHVEVLEPPALRMKVRERLEKALARYDDEADDSAAT, from the coding sequence GTGACAACGACCGACACCACCAAGCCCGGCCGCCCGGCCAAAGCCTACTCGCAGGCCCACCGCCTCCTCATCCTCTACGACATGCTCAACGACGGCGCGCACCTTCGCGCCAAACACACCGCCGAGAAGTTCGGCGTGAGCCGTCGCACGCTCGAGCGGGACATCAGCGTACTGCGCGAAGTCCTACAACTCGAGCGTGTCGAAACACCCGAAGTCGCCTACCGACTCGTCGGCAAGAAGCGCAGGTGGGAACTGTCATCGTGGCAGGTACTCGCCGTTGCCGTGGGCGCAAAGACCACCGACTTCCTCGCCGGCCGCCGCTTTGCCCCGGAGCTCGAACCGCTGCTCGACCAATTGCGCAGTGCGCTCAACCCTGGGCAGCGTCATCGCCTGTACGGCATCGAGCAGAAAATCCATGCGGTGCGGCTTGGCGATAAGGACTACCGAACCCGCCCCGACTTGCAGGAAGTTTTGGTCGAGCTGACCGACGGCCTCCTCTACGAAAAGCCCGCCGACGTTTCATATCTCTCACACCGACGCGCCGCAGGCGGCAAGGACCCTCGCGAGCTCTGCATCCAGCCGCTGAGCTTGGTGCTCCACCGCGGCGGAGTCTACTTCATCTGCGACGTCGCAGGTGGCGATTGGCACGGTGATGACCGGCGCATCTTGCTCGCACTCGACCGCATCGAGCACGCCGAATGCCGACGCACCGACGCCAGCTTCGACTACCCCAAAGACTTCGCCCCAGACGACTTCCTCGCCGACGCCTTCGGGATTGCTACCGTCGGAGAGCTCGAGCACATCCGGCTTCACATCGACGAGGTGTACGCGCCCTACGTCCTCGAGCGGCGCTGGCACTCGAGCCAAAACTTCGAGCACCAGCCTGACGGAAGCATCATCATGTCGCTCGAGGTGTGCGGGTATTGGGAGCTTGTCGACTGGATTCTTGGCATGGGCGAGCACGTCGAAGTGCTGGAGCCGCCGGCGCTCCGAATGAAAGTGCGTGAGCGGCTCGAGAAGGCGCTGGCCCGATACGACGACGAAGCCGATGACAGCGCTGCGACATAG